A genomic stretch from Gorilla gorilla gorilla isolate KB3781 chromosome 20, NHGRI_mGorGor1-v2.1_pri, whole genome shotgun sequence includes:
- the ZNF569 gene encoding zinc finger protein 569 isoform X4: MTESQEEWKRLDPAQRKLYRNVMLENYNNLITVGHPFTKPDVIFKLEQEEEPWVMEEEVLRRHWQGEIWGVDEHQKNQDRLLRQVEVKFQKTLTEEKGNECQKKFANVFPLNSDFFPSRHNLYEYDLFGKCLEHNFDCHNNVKCLMRKEHCEYNEPVKSYGNSSSHFVITPFKCNHCGKGFNQTLDLIRHLRIHTGEKPYECSNCRKAFSHKEKLIKHYKIHSREQSYKCNECGKAFIKMSNLIRHQRIHTGEKPYACKECEKSFSQKSNLIDHEKIHTGEKPYECNECGKAFSQKQSLIAHQKVHTGEKPYACNECGKAFPRIASLALHMRSHTGEKPYKCDKCGKAFSQFSMLIIHVRIHTGEKPYECNECGKAFSQSSALTVHMRSHTGEKPYECKECRKAFSHKKNFITHQKIHTREKPYECSECGKAFIQMSNLVRHQRIHTGEKPYICKECGKAFSQKSNLIAHEKIHSGEKPYECNECGKAFSQKQNFITHQKVHTGEKPYDCNECGKAFSQIASLTLHLRSHTGEKPYECDKCGKAFSQCSLLNLHMRSHTGEKPYVCNECGKAFSQRTSLIVHMRGHTGEKPYECNKCGKAFSQSSSLTIHIRGHTGEKPFDCSKCGKAFSQISSLTLHMRKHTGEKPYHCIECGKAFSQKSHLVRHQRIHTH, encoded by the coding sequence GAGAAATATGGGGAGTTGATGAGCATCAGAAAAACCAGGACAGACTTTTGAGACAAGTTGAAGTTAAATTCCAGAAAACACTGACTGAAGAAAAAGGCAATGAATGTCAAAAGAAATTTGCAAATGTATTTCCTCTGAACTCTGATTTTTTCCCTTCCAGACACAATCTCTATGAGTATGACTTATTTGGAAAGTGTTTAGAACATAATTTTGACTGTCATAATAATGTGAAATGCCTTATGAGAAAGGAACATTGTGAATATAATGAACCTGTGAAATCATATGGTAATAGCTCATCCCATTTTGTCATTACCCCCTTTAAGTGTAATCATTGTGGAAAAGGCTTCAATCAGACTTTGGACCTCATCAGACATctgagaattcatactggagagaagccctatGAATGTAGTAACTGTAGAAAAGCCTTCAGTCACAAGGAAAAACTTATTAAACATTATAAAATTCACAGTAGGGAGCAGTCttacaaatgtaatgaatgtggtaAAGCTTTCATTAAAATGTCAAATCTCATTAGACAtcaaagaattcatactggagagaagccctatGCATGTAAGGAATGTGAGAAGTCCTTCAGCCAGAAATCAAATCTTATTGATCACGAAAAAATTCATACTGGCGAAAAACCTTATGAATGTAATGAGTGTGGAAAAGCCTTCAGCCAGAAGCAAAGCCTCATTGCACATCAGAAAGTTCATACTGGGGAGAAACCTTATGCATGTAATGAATGTGGTAAAGCCTTCCCTCGAATTGCATCCCTTGCTCTTCATATGAGAAGTCATACAGGAGAAAAACCTTATAAATGTGATAAATGTGGTAAAGCCTTCTCTCAGTTTTCCATGCTTATTATACATGTTAGAATTCATACAGGtgaaaaaccctatgaatgtaatgaGTGTGGAAAAGCCTTCTCTCAAAGCTCAGCCCTTACTGTACATATGAGAAGtcacactggtgagaaaccctatgaatgtaaggaatgcaGAAAAGCCTTCAGCCACAAGAAAAACTTCATTACACACCAGAAAATTCATACTAGAGAGAAACCTTATGAGTGTagtgaatgtgggaaagcttttATACAGATGTCAAATCTTGTTAGACaccagagaattcatactggggaAAAACCCTATatatgtaaggaatgtgggaaagcctttagccAGAAATCAAATCTCATTGCTCATGAAAAAATTCattctggagagaaaccctatgaatgcaaTGAATGTGGTAAAGCCTTCAGCCAAAAGCAAAACTTCATTACACATCAAAaagttcatactggagagaaaccttatgatTGTAATGAATGTGGTAAAGCCTTCTCTCAGATTGCATCCCTTACCCTTCATTTGAGAAGTCATACAGGGGAAAAGCCTTATGAATGTGATAAATGTGGTAAAGCCTTCTCTCAGTGCTCACTGCTTAATTTACATATGAGAAGTCACACAGGTGAGAAGCCCTATGtatgtaatgaatgtgggaaagccttctcTCAAAGAACTTCCCTTATTGTGCACATGAGAGGCCATACAGGtgaaaaaccctatgaatgtaataaatgtggaaaagccttcTCCCAAAGCTCATCCCTTACTATACATATACGAGGACATACAGGTGAGAAACCCTTCGACTGTAGtaaatgtggaaaagccttcTCTCAAATCTCATCTCTTACCCTTCATATGAGAAAACATACAGGTGAGAAGCCCTATCACTGTATTGAGTGTGGCAAGGCTTTCAGCCAAAAGTCGCACCTTGTTAGACACCAGAGAATTCATACTCATTAG